The following are encoded in a window of Panicum virgatum strain AP13 chromosome 5N, P.virgatum_v5, whole genome shotgun sequence genomic DNA:
- the LOC120676424 gene encoding transcription factor bHLH123-like, with protein sequence MADEWWSSTSHRSHGTSACSAAPLAVADRVACGWATSPTAAAESTSSITFQDPYRSSTHQPLSDAASSLGDPHVDWTQAFLSGRSDNSFQAVLQDDTVRAQPANDEASAMNNPLIRDMSGGFLVDQAQLAPSPYGTAPPQQALFDGTAGHNISMYGDSQSLVSYDATAASMQFSQLLKPSAPASGPMQGAAAAAMQYLSGSYLPFGGPLQSQLLLQALQTKPSSRSSNANPLTVNDACSPAARKSAPESPAAAKRPRIEAPSPLPTFKVRKEKLGDRITALQQLVSPFGKTDTASVLHEAIEYIKFLHDQVSSLSSPYLKNVIPLQHLQQKGSEEAKASGDTKQDLRSRGLCLVPVASTYTVAGETVPEFWHPTFGGTFR encoded by the exons ATGGCCGACGAGTGGTGGAGCAGCACCTCTCACAGGAGCCATGGCACATCGGCGTGctcggccgcgccgctcgcggTCGCGGACCGGGTGGCCTGTGGCTGGGCTACCTCCCCGACCGCAGCCGCCGAGTCGACGAGCTCCATAACCTTCCAGGACCCCTACAGGAGCTCCACGCATCAGCCTCTGTCTGATGCCGCCTCGTCGCTGGGTGATCCACACGTGGACTGGACGCAAGCCTTCTT GAGCGGGAGGAGCGATAACAGCTTCCAAGCCGTGCTGCAAGACGACACGGTTCGAGCTCAGCCGGCGAACGATGAAGCCTCAGCGATGAACAATCCGTTAATCAGGGACATGAGCGGCGGCTTCTTGGTCGACCAAGCGCAGCTAGCGCCGTCGCCCTACGGCACGGCGCCACCGCAGCAAGCTCTGTTCGACGGCACGGCGGGCCACAACATCTCGATGTACGGAGACAGCCAGTCCTTGGTCAGCTAcgacgccacggcggcgtcTATGCAGTTCTCCCAGCTGCTCAAGCCCTCGGCGCCGGCGTCCGGGCCGATgcaaggcgccgccgccgccgcgatgcaGTACTTGTCCGGCAGCTACTTGCCCTTCGGTGGCCCGCTGCAGTCGCAGCTTCTCTTGCAGGCCTTGCAGACGAAGCCCAGCAGCCGCAGCTCCAACGCTAACCCTCTGACGGTGAAC GAcgcctgctcgccggcggcgaggaaaagcGCCCCCGAGTCTCCTGCCGCGGCGAAAAGGCCGCGGATCGAGGCGCCATCGCCGCTGCCGACTTTTAAG GTGAGGAAAGAGAAGCTAGGGGACAGAATCACTGCGCTCCAGCAACTAGTATCGCCTTTTGGAAAG ACTGATACCGCATCGGTTCTTCACGAGGCCATCGAATACATCAAATTCCTTCACGATCAAGTTTCT TCACTGAGCTCTCCCTACTTGAAAAATGTGATCCCCTTGCAACACCTCCAGCAGAAG GGCTCCGAGGAAGCCAAGGCCAGCGGTGACACCAAGCAGGACCTGCGCAGCCGGGGCCTGTGCCTTGTCCCGGTGGCGAGCACGTACACGGTGGCGGGCGAGACGGTGCCGGAGTTCTGGCACCCTACATTTGGAGGCACATTCCGGTAG